The Oxyura jamaicensis isolate SHBP4307 breed ruddy duck chromosome 19 unlocalized genomic scaffold, BPBGC_Ojam_1.0 oxy19_random_OJ106429, whole genome shotgun sequence DNA segment TGGAGCATCCAGAGGAAATGCGTCAGCCCCGGGAGCAGCTGGGATTTACAAGCCCATCCTTGGGGGACCTCGGGGTCCCGccagctgccaccagctcccGAGCGGCCACGTGGGCtcccaggctgggagctgggaatcCCCTGCCCGGGTACGTGTGTGTGGCAGGGCCATCGCACACGCAGGAGTGGAAGCATCCCGGGGCTCGGTGCGGAGCAGCAGCCAGTGAACATCTGCTGCCAGGGGGATTTGCTGTTCCTGGAAGCCCACCCCATGCCCGTACCTGCTGGGCAAGCGGGAGCGCATCTGCCCCGGCCTCTGGTGCACCCCTGGGGGATGCACATGTGGGCACTGGTCCCTTAGCAGACATTTTGGAAGGTGCTGAGCCCGTTGATGCTCCAGCCTCTGGCTTTGCTTGAGGGGTCCACAGCCACATGCTCTGGGGGCGGCAGCATGGGGCATTTTGGGGTGCTCTGactgctctgcttccctccaGGTGCAGGGGTGCTGCCCGGTGTCGGCGGTGTGCCAGGCCTAGTGCCTGGTGTCGGTGGTGTCCCCGGCTTGGTGCCTGGTGTCGGAGGTGTCCCCGGGGTGGCAGGTGACTGTTCCTGTGAGTGCTGTCCCCACTGCGGGTGGCACGGGGCCAGGTGGCTCAGGGTCCCTCTCTCTCCTGTCCTCAGGAGCTGGaacgccagcagcagcagcagcagcagcaaaggcagctaAGTATGGTAAGTACTGTAGGGGTCAAGGAGACCCCCGGCCACCCCATTATCCTGGGGACTTCTCCGTGGGACTTGGGGTGCCTCAGGCAGTTGCCTCTGCCCTGGAGATCACTCCCGGAGGATCTTCATGGGGAAGCATCCATCCCTTtgtcctctgtgctgctgtgcctgggctCACCTTTGACCCTGCCTCTGTCCCTCCCCAGGTTTCTGCAGGCCATGATGCCACTGGTGTTTCATGGGGGTGAATGGATGAGAACAAACTGACTTTGTTTGGTTCTTGTCTgaaatttttggttttgttccaaaAACCAGTGGGATCCGGCAAGCACATCTGACTTCGTCTAGCAGGACCGTGGTCCCCAGCAGGGACTGACACCCCAGCACCTCCCGCAGCAGTGAAGCTGAGAGGCTGGGCTTGGGGAGGAGGCACAGTGGAGGGCTAAACCATTGCTggtcatttctttcatttgttttctgcaacatgcaggaagaaaaaaaaaaaaaaaaaaaaaaaaaaaagcaataagtGGATGGGATTTAGGGAGAAAACTGGCAATCTTCATGGCCTCTGCTCTCACACACCAGTGAGCTTTTCATTACTGAGCTTCTCCCTAAATCACAGCACTTCCAGGTGGCTACTGGGGGCCACCAGCCCCTTCTCTGTGCCCTGTTGGGCTGAAAGCCTCCATCTCCTCATGCTGAGGATCATCTGGAGCCACCCGTGGCATCATTCCCCATGCTGGTGACTTCCCAGCCTCTTGGGTGACCCAGCACCCGGTGCGTGTCCCAGCCGCTTGCAGGAATGAGGCAGGGGGTGCTTCCCCCCATAGCATGATGGCAAGGGCAGACCTCCCTCCGTGTCCCACGGCTCAGCCACTCCAAGTTCTCTCCTCTCGCTATCTGCAGGAGCCGGCGTTGGCGTTCCTGGTGTTGGTGTTCCTGGCATTGGTGGCGTGCCCGgtgtccccggtgtccccggCGTGCCTGGTGTCCCTGGCGTGGCTGGTGTCCCTGGTGTGGTGCCTGGTGTCGGAGGTGAGGGGAGGGGCTGGCACAAGGGGACAGCGTGGTGccagcctctctgctccccctgACATGCTTCCTTCTGTCCCCACAGTGGgtggcccagcagctgctgccgcAGCGAAGGCTGCAGCGAAAGCGGCCGCATTTGGTGAGAGACCTTTGTCCTTTgcgctgggagggagggagggaggggtggTACAAATGGCTGGGGTGTGGGGCTTGGCCGCATCCCTGGTCCTCTCGGCAGGAGCAGGGTACCTGCCCGGGGCAGGTGTGCTGAGGGTTGGTGTGCTGAGGGTTGGTGTAACAAGGATTGGTGTAACAGGAGCTGGTGTTCCTGGAATCGGAGTTCCTGGAGTCGGAGTTCCTGGAGTCGGTGTGCCTGGAGTTGGTGTGCCCGGAGTCGGAGTTCCTGGAGTTGGTGTGCCCGGAGTTGGTGTGCCCGGCGTCGGTGTGCCTGGTCTGGTACCCGGTGAGATGCTCTCTAAGGGATGCTCAGGGATGTCTGTGGTGGTGCTGGCCAGTAAGCACTGGCGTGGCCACCGTGGGCCGTCGCTGCCCCTcacttttcccctctcccccaggagCTGGCCCTGGTGCCGCCGCTGCTGCCAAAGCAGCCGCCAAAGCAGCCAAGTACGGTAAGACGGGCTGGCTCCAGGGTTATCGCACgtcctgcctcctgctgcctccctgctccaggctgcttccccagctggggctgaggcaCTGCATGGGGACCCCATGGGTCGGGGTGAGGGGTGGAGGGGTGAGAACTCTGTGCGAGGGATGAGGTCCTGGCCGTGTCAGGGGATGCTCTCCCGAGAGATGGTCTGCATGGAGGCTCCTAGGTCCACCATCCATGTGCCTTCTCATACATTTATCCATCCACCCTCCCTTCTACCCACACATCCACACCACCATTCCCGTATCCCCTCATCCcctcacccacccacccacccatccaCACCACACCTCCATCCAccctccatccacccacccATGCACAACTCGTTCCCTCTGTTCACCTCaccacccatccatccatccaccatCTATTCCACCATCCATCCACCATCCACCCACCATCCATCCCCCCACCCACTCCACCATCCCTCCACCATCCCTCCCACCCGCACCCCACCATCCCTCCGCCCACCCCAGCTGTCCATGCTCCTCTTGCAGCCACCGTCTCTCTTCCTGAGCCGGAGCCCcagttcttctctttctccttgcaGGGGTAGGTGGCCTGGCTCCTGGCGTGGGTGGCCTGGCTCCTGGCATAGGTGGCCTGGCTCCTGGTGTGGGTGGCCTGGCTCCTGGTGTGGGTGGCCTGGCCCCCGGCGTTGGAGGTGTCCCAGGTGAGGCAGGCGGTGGTAGCAGCTGGGCTGGCActgggacggggctggggcaggacggTGGTCTCAGACTACCTCGGTGGTCTCCGCCACCTCGGGGCCATCTGTTGGCGGATGCCAAGGTGGCAGGGATGGGCTTCGCCCAGCACTTCTGGGGAGGCTCCCCCCAGGGACACTGACCCTTTTCTCACTGTTCCAGGAGTCGGaggtccagcagcagcagcaaaagcagcagccaagGCAGCCAAGTACGGTGAGTTGGGCACATCTCCATGCAGGGCAAGCGGGTGCTGGCACGgcactgccccagccccacgcagccctGTGGGTGTCTCACCCCCTCTCCCGCAGGTGCCGGTGTCGGAGGGGTGCCAGGCGCAGTGCCCGGTGGTCCCGGTGTGCCAGGAGTGACACCCGGTGTCGGCGGCGTCCCCGGGTTGGTGCCAGGCGTGGGGGTACCCGGTGCCGGCGTTCTCCCTGGGGCAGGTGAGAGCAGCACCACACGCAGATGTGTGGGGTGGGTGGGATGGGGGGCGCGGGGGTGCCTGTCATAACGCGGTGCCCTTGTTTGCTTTGCAGGCATCCCCCAAGTAGGGGTGCAGCCAGGTGCTAAGCCTCCCAAGTTCGGTACGTATCGCTGCCACCcgtccccagcctgctcccccTTGGGCACCCCGTGTTGGTATCGGGGTGCTGGCCACTCTTCATGTCCCCACATGCCCTGCGGAGCCCAGGGCATGGGGGGGGTGGTATGCTGTCACCCCTGGGTGCAGAGTGCCACCCGGTACGGTGGCTTCTGCCACCCCGGTCTCCCCAGGGACATTTGCCTCCCGccctgcactgcctgcagcaaggCACCACGCAGAAGGCCTCTGGGTCTTCCTGCTCTGGGGGCGGTGGGACGGGTGCCAGAGCCACCCCCGGGGGTTCACTGCCTCCCCCAAGCTCCCCGTGCAGGCTGGGGGGCCATGGTCTCACTGCCTCTCTCCAACAGGCGTTCCCGGGGCCGGAGTCCCAGGGGTCGGTGGCATCCCAGGTAGGTGCTGTGCGGGCAGGGGGTGCTCCCCCAGGGCATGGGGCTGCATCAGGACGGTCTGGGCTTGTGTGGGGCTGGGTGAGCAGCAAGTTGGTCCCCGGGTTGGTTCTGGAGCTGTGATGCTCCCTGCAAATCCCCCGCCGTGTGAGCCAGGAGCGATGGCAAGGCCAGTGCTGCCATGCCCAGTGTCCCTGGTCCCCACCTCCCACCCTGGCCCAAATCCCTGGGCGCAGACCCCACAGCCCCGTGCTGCATCCCCACGGTCACCTGGGAGCGCTCACCCAGGCTCCTCACCACAGGTGGCCTCGGAGTTGGTGGCCTCGGAGTTGGTGGCCTCGGAGTTGGTGGCCTTGGTGCTGGTGGCCTTGGTGCTGGTGAGTGGTGCTGGTGGGCTCGGTGCTGAGGGTCCCGGGGACAGAGGGATCTGTGCAGGGTGCCGAGAAGGAAAGGGCATCGGGGGGATGCAGGAGATTCAGGACCCTCCTGGCTGTGACCCTGTGAGCCGGGATTTGGGGAAGCAgtgcccagctgggtgctgtcccaccctgagggagctggggcaccTCTGTGGTCCCATGGCATGTCCCCACCCTGCTGTCACCATGCCCTATCTGTGCATGCCACCTGCCCAGGGGAACAATGGGAGGGGACAGCCCCCACCAAGCAGGTACCAAGGGCCCCAGCCCCAGTGCGTcccaggctgtggggcaggggatggTACGGCACAGTGTCCCCAGTACGTGGAGACCCTCTGGGCTGGTGGGGGGCTGCACTGACACCCActtctgctgcagggctcttgtttccaggagctgctggaaaacCTCCCAAGCCAGGTAAGGAGTGGGGACGGCCCTGGCCAGTGGGgtgatgtccctgtccccatggccGCCACCCTCACTGGGGCTCTCTCTTCCCGCAGGTTTTGGTGTTGGGGGACTGCAGCCAGGTGAGTGCAGGGGCCGGGGCCCGGGGTGGGACCCTGTCACCGACTGCACTGCCCCGCTTGCTGTCCCCACCCTGCTGGGCATGCCACGGCCTCGCGGGGCGCCCTGAAGCCgggggggcacccaggggtgctgctggggtcaGGGGCTCTTGGGGCAGCTCGTGCCCGGCTCGCTGCAGGCTTGGGGACACTGCGGCCACACAGGGCTGGGGTGGCAGTGCTGTCACTGGCTGTCACTGGCTGTCACTTTTTCCCCAGGGGCTGGAGTTCCCGGCTTTGGCGTGTCACCGATATTTCCAGGTACCTTCCCCGGTGTGCCCTGCCCGTGGGGACAGGCGCAGCCAtggggcacggggacacggccatggggagagggctgggctgggggtcATGGGGCCGAGCATCACTGAGGCTTCGCTGTGCTTTCAGGTGGGGTCGGCGGCCAGCTGGGATTTGGCGGTGAGTGCGCCCCAGCCATGTGGGTTGGGGACAGTGGGCTGGGGGTCACCTCCCCAGGGGGCACCCGCGGAGCCCCCCGCCCCACTCACCCTCTCCACCTTGTCCCTGCAGGGAAGCCCCCCAAGACCTTCGGAGGAGCCCTCGGGGCCCTGGGCTTTAGAGGTGAGTGCCACCgggtcccccccagccctgcctggcttcCAAGCCCCCTGCTGGGGTACAGGGGGGGCTGATgtggtgtccccccccccacccaggTGGAGTCGGCTGCGCACAAGGGAAATACTGCGGGAGGAAGCGGAAGTAACCGCCTGCCCCACCGATAACCTCATGAACTTTGGTGCTACTGCATGGTCCAGAATGTAAatccccagcccagctgagaCCCCCTGGCCCCACGCTCtcgggagggaccccacggtGCGGTGGCAGCGCCGGGGCCTGCCCCCACCCCGGGAATTCTTCCCCCGACCCCCCCAGGGAGCGCGGAATAAACTGCGGGGAGCAGCTGTCCCCCTTGGTGCTATCGCTCCCTGCGGGGGGGCCTGGGACCCCCCTGACACCCCCTGCCCCGGTGCTGCCCCCCGGGGTGGGTGGTGAGAGCTgaccggggggggggaaggccgagcgggggggcaggaggggcactggggggggggggggggggggggggggggggccccagCGGCAGGGGACACCGTGGGGGGGCTTGTCTCCGCCAGCCTGCgaccccccccagctcccttcaTGTTACTCACTTTGATATAACTGGGTGGGACGCCCTTCGCAGAGGGAATCGCTGCCAACAGACTAATAAAGGACAAGTTTTTAAAGGACTCTGCCTCCGTCCTGCTTCTGCGTCCCCCTGACACCCTCCATGGTGACACCAGGGACGTGTGTGGGGACAGCCAGTGACCCAGCAGGTTGCCCTTCCCCACAGTGACATCCTGGGCACCCAGGGGGATGTCCATGCCCAAAGGTGACAGCCTTGGGACACAGGGGGACAGCCATGTCCCATCCCATACTGATAGCCTGGGGACCCGAGGGGGTGGCACATGGGAATAGCCTGGGGACCCAGGGGAAATCCTGGCCTTG contains these protein-coding regions:
- the LOC118158124 gene encoding elastin-like isoform X4: MARQAAAPLLPGVLLLFSILPASQQGGVPGAIPGGGVPGGGFFPGAGVGGLGAGLGAGGKPLKPGVGGLGGLGPLGLQPGAAGLLPGGAFPGGVFPGAASAAALKAAAKAGAGLGGVGGVGVPGGLGVSAGAVVPPGGVQPGVGAAGKPPKVPGAGIPGAFPGGGVLPGAGVRFPGVGVLPGVPTGTGVKAKGPGAGAFAGIPGLGGFGGQQPGVPLGYPIKAPKLPGGYGLPYSTGLGPGGIGAGLGAGKAGYPTGTGVGAQAAAAKAAAKYGAGVLPGAGGIPGVGGVVPGVGVVPGAGVGGPAAAAAAAKAAAKAGAYGAGVLPGVGGVPGLVPGVGGVPGLVPGVGGVPGVAGAGTPAAAAAAAKAAKYGAGVGVPGVGVPGIGGVPGVPGVPGVPGVPGVAGVPGVVPGVGVGGPAAAAAAKAAAKAAAFGAGVPGIGVPGVGVPGVGVPGVGVPGVGVPGVGVPGVGVPGVGVPGLVPGAGPGAAAAAKAAAKAAKYGVGGLAPGVGGLAPGIGGLAPGVGGLAPGVGGLAPGVGGVPGVGGPAAAAKAAAKAAKYGAGVGGVPGAVPGGPGVPGVTPGVGGVPGLVPGVGVPGAGVLPGAGIPQVGVQPGAKPPKFGVPGAGVPGVGGIPGGLGVGGLGVGGLGVGGLGAGGLGAGLLFPGAAGKPPKPGFGVGGLQPGAGVPGFGVSPIFPGGVGGQLGFGGKPPKTFGGALGALGFRGGVGCAQGKYCGRKRK
- the LOC118158124 gene encoding elastin-like isoform X2; translated protein: MARQAAAPLLPGVLLLFSILPASQQGGVPGAIPGGGVPGGGFFPGAGVGGLGAGLGAGGKPLKPGVGGLGGLGPLGLQPGAAGLLPGGAFPGGVFPGAASAAALKAAAKAGAGLGGVGGVGVPGGLGVSAGAVVPPGGVQPGVGAAGKPPKVPGAGIPGAFPGGGVLPGAGVRFPGVGVLPGVPTGTGVKAKGPGAGAFAGIPGLGGFGGQQPGVPLGYPIKAPKLPGGYGLPYSTGKLPYGLGPGGIGAGLGAGKAGYPTGTGVGAQAAAAKAAAKYGAGVLPGAGGIPGVGGVVPGVGVVPGAGVGGPAAAAAAAKAAAKAGAYGAGVLPGVGGVPGLVPGVGGVPGLVPGVGGVPGVAGAGTPAAAAAAAKAAKYGAGVGVPGVGVPGIGGVPGVPGVPGVPGVPGVAGVPGVVPGVGVGGPAAAAAAKAAAKAAAFGAGVPGIGVPGVGVPGVGVPGVGVPGVGVPGVGVPGVGVPGVGVPGLVPGAGPGAAAAAKAAAKAAKYGVGGLAPGVGGLAPGIGGLAPGVGGLAPGVGGLAPGVGGVPGVGGPAAAAKAAAKAAKYGAGVGGVPGAVPGGPGVPGVTPGVGGVPGLVPGVGVPGAGVLPGAGIPQVGVQPGAKPPKFGVPGAGVPGVGGIPGGLGVGGLGVGGLGVGGLGAGGLGAGLLFPGAAGKPPKPGFGVGGLPGAGVPGFGVSPIFPGGVGGQLGFGGKPPKTFGGALGALGFRGGVGCAQGKYCGRKRK
- the LOC118158124 gene encoding elastin-like isoform X7; this encodes MARQAAAPLLPGVLLLFSILPASQQGGVPGAIPGGGVPGGGFFPGAGVGGLGAGLGAGGKPLKPGVGGLGGLGPLGLQPGAAGLLPGGAFPGGVFPGAASAAALKAAAKAGAGLGGVGGVGVPGGLGVSAGAVVPPGGVQPGVGAAGKPPKVPGAGIPGAFPGGGVLPGAGVRFPGVGVLPGVPTGTGVKAKGPGAGAFAGIPGLGGFGGQQPGVPLGYPIKAPKLPGGYGLPYSTGKLPYGLGPGGIGAGLGAGKAGYPTGTGVGAQAAAAKAAAKYGAGVLPGAGGIPGVGGVVPGVGVVPGAGVGGPAAAAAAAKAAAKAGAYGAGVLPGVGGVPGLVPGVGGVPGLVPGVGGVPGVAGAGTPAAAAAAAKAAKYGAGVGVPGVGVPGIGGVPGVPGVPGVPGVPGVAGVPGVVPGVGVGGPAAAAAAKAAAKAAAFGAGVPGIGVPGVGVPGVGVPGVGVPGVGVPGVGVPGVGVPGVGVPGLVPGAGPGAAAAAKAAAKAAKYGVGGLAPGVGGLAPGIGGLAPGVGGLAPGVGGLAPGVGGVPGVGGPAAAAKAAAKAAKYGAGVGGVPGAVPGGPGVPGVTPGVGGVPGLVPGVGVPGAGVLPGAGIPQVGVQPGAKPPKFGVPGAGVPGVGGIPGGLGVGGLGVGGLGVGGLGAGLLFPGAAGKPPKPGFGVGGLPGAGVPGFGVSPIFPGGVGGQLGFGGKPPKTFGGALGALGFRGGVGCAQGKYCGRKRK
- the LOC118158124 gene encoding elastin-like isoform X1 is translated as MARQAAAPLLPGVLLLFSILPASQQGGVPGAIPGGGVPGGGFFPGAGVGGLGAGLGAGGKPLKPGVGGLGGLGPLGLQPGAAGLLPGGAFPGGVFPGAASAAALKAAAKAGAGLGGVGGVGVPGGLGVSAGAVVPPGGVQPGVGAAGKPPKVPGAGIPGAFPGGGVLPGAGVRFPGVGVLPGVPTGTGVKAKGPGAGAFAGIPGLGGFGGQQPGVPLGYPIKAPKLPGGYGLPYSTGKLPYGLGPGGIGAGLGAGKAGYPTGTGVGAQAAAAKAAAKYGAGVLPGAGGIPGVGGVVPGVGVVPGAGVGGPAAAAAAAKAAAKAGAYGAGVLPGVGGVPGLVPGVGGVPGLVPGVGGVPGVAGAGTPAAAAAAAKAAKYGAGVGVPGVGVPGIGGVPGVPGVPGVPGVPGVAGVPGVVPGVGVGGPAAAAAAKAAAKAAAFGAGVPGIGVPGVGVPGVGVPGVGVPGVGVPGVGVPGVGVPGVGVPGLVPGAGPGAAAAAKAAAKAAKYGVGGLAPGVGGLAPGIGGLAPGVGGLAPGVGGLAPGVGGVPGVGGPAAAAKAAAKAAKYGAGVGGVPGAVPGGPGVPGVTPGVGGVPGLVPGVGVPGAGVLPGAGIPQVGVQPGAKPPKFGVPGAGVPGVGGIPGGLGVGGLGVGGLGVGGLGAGGLGAGLLFPGAAGKPPKPGFGVGGLQPGAGVPGFGVSPIFPGGVGGQLGFGGKPPKTFGGALGALGFRGGVGCAQGKYCGRKRK
- the LOC118158124 gene encoding elastin-like isoform X11: MARQAAAPLLPGVLLLFSILPASQQGGVPGAIPGGGVPGGGFFPGAGVGGLGAGLGAGGKPLKPGVGGLGGLGPLGLQPGAAGLLPGGAFPGGVFPGAASAAALKAAAKAGAGLGGVGGVGVPGGLGVSAGAVVPPGGVQPGVGAAGKPPKVPGAGIPGAFPGGGVLPGAGVRFPGVGVLPGVPTGTGVKAKGPGAGAFAGIPGLGGFGGQQPGVPLGYPIKAPKLPGGYGLPYSTGKLPYGLGPGGIGAGLGAGKAGYPTGTGVGAQAAAAKAAAKYGAGVLPGAGGIPGVGGVVPGVGVVPGAGVGGPAAAAAAAKAAAKAGAYGAGVLPGVGGVPGLVPGVGGVPGLVPGVGGVPGVAGAGTPAAAAAAAKAAKYGAGVGVPGVGVPGIGGVPGVPGVPGVPGVPGVAGVPGVVPGVGVGGPAAAAAAKAAAKAAAFGVGVPGVGVPGVGVPGVGVPGVGVPGVGVPGLVPGAGPGAAAAAKAAAKAAKYGVGGLAPGVGGLAPGIGGLAPGVGGLAPGVGGLAPGVGGVPGVGGPAAAAKAAAKAAKYGAGVGGVPGAVPGGPGVPGVTPGVGGVPGLVPGVGVPGAGVLPGAGIPQVGVQPGAKPPKFGVPGAGVPGVGGIPGGLGVGGLGVGGLGVGGLGAGGLGAGLLFPGAAGKPPKPGFGVGGLQPGAGVPGFGVSPIFPGGVGGQLGFGGKPPKTFGGALGALGFRGGVGCAQGKYCGRKRK
- the LOC118158124 gene encoding elastin-like isoform X14, whose product is MARQAAAPLLPGVLLLFSILPASQQGGVPGAIPGGGVPGGGFFPGAGVGGLGAGLGAGGKPLKPGVGGLGGLGPLGLQPGAAGLLPGGAFPGGVFPGAASAAALKAAAKAGAGLGGVGGVGVPGGLGVSAGAGIPGAFPGGGVLPGAGVRFPGVGVLPGVPTGTGVKAKGPGAGAFAGIPGLGGFGGQQPGVPLGYPIKAPKLPGGYGLPYSTGKLPYGLGPGGIGAGLGAGKAGYPTGTGVGAQAAAAKAAAKYGAGVLPGAGGIPGVGGVVPGVGVVPGAGVGGPAAAAAAAKAAAKAGAYGAGVLPGVGGVPGLVPGVGGVPGLVPGVGGVPGVAGAGTPAAAAAAAKAAKYGAGVGVPGVGVPGIGGVPGVPGVPGVPGVPGVAGVPGVVPGVGVGGPAAAAAAKAAAKAAAFGAGVPGIGVPGVGVPGVGVPGVGVPGVGVPGVGVPGVGVPGVGVPGLVPGAGPGAAAAAKAAAKAAKYGVGGLAPGVGGLAPGIGGLAPGVGGLAPGVGGLAPGVGGVPGVGGPAAAAKAAAKAAKYGAGVGGVPGAVPGGPGVPGVTPGVGGVPGLVPGVGVPGAGVLPGAGIPQVGVQPGAKPPKFGVPGAGVPGVGGIPGGLGVGGLGVGGLGVGGLGAGGLGAGLLFPGAAGKPPKPGFGVGGLQPGAGVPGFGVSPIFPGGVGGQLGFGGKPPKTFGGALGALGFRGGVGCAQGKYCGRKRK
- the LOC118158124 gene encoding elastin-like isoform X18; translation: MARQAAAPLLPGVLLLFSILPASQQGGVPGAIPGGGVPGGGFFPGAGVGGLGAGLGAGGKPLKPGVGGLGGLGPLGLQPGAAGLLPGGAFPGGVFPGAASAAALKAAAKAGAGLGGVGGVGVPGGLGVSAGAVVPPGGVQPGVGAAGKPPKVPGAGIPGAFPGGGVLPGAGVRFPGVGVLPGVPTGTGVKAKGPGAGAFAGIPGLGGFGGQQPGVPLGYPIKAPKLPGGYGLPYSTGKLPYGLGPGGIGAGLGAGKAGYPTGTGVGAQAAAAKAAAKYGAGVLPGAGGIPGVGGVVPGVGVVPGAGVGGPAAAAAAAKAAAKAGAYGAGVLPGVGGVPGLVPGVGGVPGLVPGVGGVPGVAGAGTPAAAAAAAKAAKYGAGVGVPGVGVPGIGVPGVGVPGVGVPGVGVPGLVPGAGPGAAAAAKAAAKAAKYGVGGLAPGVGGLAPGIGGLAPGVGGLAPGVGGLAPGVGGVPGVGGPAAAAKAAAKAAKYGAGVGGVPGAVPGGPGVPGVTPGVGGVPGLVPGVGVPGAGVLPGAGIPQVGVQPGAKPPKFGVPGAGVPGVGGIPGGLGVGGLGVGGLGVGGLGAGGLGAGLLFPGAAGKPPKPGFGVGGLQPGAGVPGFGVSPIFPGGVGGQLGFGGKPPKTFGGALGALGFRGGVGCAQGKYCGRKRK